TTACAAATAGGCACTAATCCTATTCAATGTGTTAATCAAGCACTTTTTCGTGGAGACATTAAAAGCAATTTGTTGCCGAGagagaatatatatatttgaagtCCTGTTTCTATGTACAAGAAATGTTGCACACTTCATAGTAAACTGACTCCAATCACTGGTCATCAATCAAAAAAGGAACACAATTACACAAATATCTGTCGATACCATACACATCAGAATCTTCAAAGAGCAATATATATTGATTGCACAACGTGATCATGTTTATCATAACAGCAATAGTAATACCCAGTTCCACATTTATAAACACCTACGCTGTAGGGTAAGAAGGAAGATGCAGTTTCAGAGACTTTAAAGTTGTTGGCCTGCACCTGGCTGCTGCTGATATGTCCGACGCCTAAGCTGAGAATCAGTACCAGGTtgttgtaaaaatatttttgttggaTCATTAGGATCAACGTATCTGCAAAAATTCAAAACGAGGAAGACATAATAAGTAGTATACTATAATCTTAAAAAGcaatttattctttgttttataattaagattTGTTAGGACAATCAATCATCTTCCTATTGAAGAAACATAGTAACAAACAAGAATTATTCCCCTTTTTCTTTCACTAGGTAGCGTCAGCTACATTGATCAAACAATACCATAGTGCTCTTTTATAAATTAACTAAAGATACATGATTATCCTTCATTTGATCCACCAGAACCTCTACAAGCCTTTTCCAAGAAGGTTCGTACTATCTTTCCTATTATCTACTCGGACCCTCTCCCTAACTCTAATGTCTTCGTTTCTAACATAAATTTAAAGCAAAAAGTTTCACTTACGCATGTCTCATCATCTCATCAACAGGAGTCTGAGCTGCCTGCAACGGATCCACCCAAGTTTGTGTTGGCTGCACAAATGGCTGTCGATTATACTGTCTGACTGCACTAatcaagttgaagaagagaGGAACAAAGGTTCCACAGCCACCCTCTTTGAACAAGATCTTGAATGTGTATGTGGAGTAGAGCGCTCTGTTTTGCTCATCTGGAACTACCTGTTGCAATTTCATAAGTTCAAGGATTAAGACC
This sequence is a window from Arachis duranensis cultivar V14167 chromosome 2, aradu.V14167.gnm2.J7QH, whole genome shotgun sequence. Protein-coding genes within it:
- the LOC107473457 gene encoding UPF0664 stress-induced protein C29B12.11c yields the protein MALNPQLLPNWMPVPFVNEMFVLSRDGVEFEVDKIPDSPNAGGKLKTKGTIYLSNIRMVFVAKSQIGHFYAFDMPLLYVHHEKFNQPVFHCNNISGQVEPVVPDEQNRALYSTYTFKILFKEGGCGTFVPLFFNLISAVRQYNRQPFVQPTQTWVDPLQAAQTPVDEMMRHAYVDPNDPTKIFLQQPGTDSQLRRRTYQQQPGAGQQL